The Pseudomonas baetica genome includes a region encoding these proteins:
- a CDS encoding LysE family translocator, whose translation MEFTSGFLLSLSLCLDIGVANIAMITLAMQRGYFQGFALGLGTCVGDLIYAVLALAGMTVLLQYETVRWVLWIGGSALLIYFAAKMIYSAIHHEALLAETAEVGQNSHRKEFFRGIFLAMSSPSAILWFAAVGGTLIARSGGGGPVSSALFLGGFLCAGLLWSAGLCFAASHGGKLLGDKLLRYSYMASAAIFCYFAVYVIVSGYNEFVGSGAVEQLHAL comes from the coding sequence ATGGAATTCACCAGCGGCTTCTTGCTGAGCCTTTCGCTGTGCCTCGATATCGGCGTGGCTAACATTGCCATGATCACGTTGGCGATGCAGCGCGGTTATTTTCAAGGCTTCGCGCTGGGCCTCGGCACCTGTGTCGGCGACCTGATTTACGCGGTGCTGGCGCTGGCCGGGATGACCGTTTTGCTGCAATACGAAACCGTGCGCTGGGTCCTGTGGATCGGCGGGTCGGCGCTGCTGATCTACTTTGCGGCGAAGATGATCTACTCGGCGATTCACCACGAGGCGCTGTTGGCAGAGACGGCTGAGGTCGGGCAGAACTCTCATCGCAAGGAGTTCTTTCGCGGTATCTTTCTGGCCATGTCCTCGCCGAGCGCGATTCTCTGGTTCGCCGCTGTCGGTGGAACGCTGATCGCCCGTTCCGGTGGCGGTGGCCCGGTCAGTTCGGCGCTGTTTTTGGGCGGTTTCCTCTGTGCCGGGCTGCTGTGGTCCGCCGGTTTGTGCTTCGCCGCCAGCCACGGTGGCAAGCTGCTGGGTGATAAACTGTTGCGCTATTCTTACATGGCATCTGCAGCGATCTTCTGCTATTTCGCGGTGTACGTGATCGTATCTGGCTACAACGAATTTGTTGGCTCAGGTGCCGTCGAGCAGTTGCACGCGCTGTAA
- a CDS encoding gluconokinase, producing the protein MSHPITALVIMGVAGCGKTCVSEALCQLSGATAIEGDTFHPAANIEKMSAGIPLNDDDRAGWLDSLCDELRRVDATGQRPVLTCSALKHSYREVLRSALPGLGFVFLELTPEVAAERVSHRPGHFMPATLIESQFATLESPKGEPLTLALNASIHSVEELAAQAHVWWQANGLKQAV; encoded by the coding sequence ATGAGTCATCCCATCACCGCCCTGGTCATCATGGGCGTTGCCGGTTGCGGCAAGACGTGCGTCAGCGAGGCCTTGTGCCAATTGAGCGGCGCCACTGCCATTGAAGGCGATACTTTTCATCCGGCCGCGAACATCGAAAAGATGAGCGCGGGGATCCCCCTGAACGACGACGACCGTGCCGGCTGGCTCGACAGCCTGTGCGATGAACTGCGTCGCGTCGATGCCACAGGTCAGCGCCCGGTGCTGACCTGCTCGGCCCTCAAACACAGCTATCGCGAAGTGCTGCGCAGTGCCTTGCCAGGCCTGGGCTTTGTGTTTCTTGAGCTGACCCCTGAAGTCGCCGCCGAGCGTGTATCGCACCGCCCGGGCCATTTCATGCCAGCGACGTTGATCGAAAGCCAGTTCGCCACCCTCGAATCGCCCAAGGGCGAGCCGTTGACCCTGGCGCTGAATGCTTCGATTCACAGCGTTGAAGAACTCGCTGCACAAGCTCACGTCTGGTGGCAGGCCAATGGCCTGAAACAGGCGGTATGA
- a CDS encoding GntP family permease, with product MFGMSHDAYLLLDAVVTVIGLIILITKFKIHPFIALTIAAAFLGLTSGMPIGTIIKAFQDGFGGVLGFVGIILALGTMLGKMMAESGGADQIAQTLIRAFGKDKVQWAMMFAAFLVGIPLFFEIGFVLLIPLVFIVARRTGVSIIKIGIPLLAGLSAVHGLVPPHPGPLLAIGVFGADIGKTILYGLIVALPTAIIAGPIFGTFIAKHIPGHPNQELVDQLARENDSAVLPSFSITLITVLLPVFLMLLKTFADVALPDGNFFRTWMDMIGHPISALLLALLLSLYTFGYKQGIGSNQMLKWLDASLAPTAAIILIIGAGGGFKQMLVTSGVGDVIGHMAVSAQISPILLAWLVAAVIRIATGSATVATITGAGIVVPVVGMIPGVNRELLVLATGAGSLILSHVNDAGFWLVKQYFNMTVAETFKTWTAMETILSVVALGFILLLSMFV from the coding sequence ATGTTTGGCATGTCCCACGACGCCTACCTGCTGCTCGATGCAGTGGTTACGGTGATCGGACTTATCATCCTGATCACCAAATTCAAGATTCACCCGTTCATTGCCCTGACCATCGCCGCCGCGTTCCTCGGTCTGACCTCCGGCATGCCGATCGGCACCATCATCAAGGCGTTCCAGGACGGCTTCGGTGGCGTGCTCGGTTTCGTCGGCATCATCCTCGCGCTGGGCACCATGCTCGGCAAAATGATGGCCGAGTCGGGCGGGGCGGATCAGATCGCCCAGACCCTGATTCGCGCATTCGGCAAGGACAAAGTCCAGTGGGCAATGATGTTCGCCGCGTTCCTCGTCGGCATCCCGCTGTTCTTCGAAATCGGCTTTGTATTGCTGATTCCGCTGGTGTTCATCGTGGCCCGCCGCACCGGCGTATCGATCATCAAGATCGGTATTCCGCTGCTGGCCGGCCTGTCGGCGGTACACGGTCTGGTGCCACCGCACCCGGGCCCGCTGCTGGCCATCGGCGTGTTCGGCGCTGATATCGGCAAGACCATTCTGTACGGTCTGATCGTCGCGTTGCCGACCGCCATCATTGCCGGCCCGATCTTCGGTACGTTCATCGCCAAGCACATTCCGGGTCACCCGAATCAGGAACTGGTCGATCAACTGGCCCGTGAAAACGATTCCGCCGTTCTGCCGAGCTTCAGCATCACCCTGATCACCGTGCTGCTGCCGGTGTTCCTGATGCTGCTGAAAACCTTTGCTGACGTGGCGCTGCCGGACGGTAACTTCTTCCGCACCTGGATGGACATGATCGGTCACCCGATCTCGGCGTTGCTGCTGGCGTTGCTGCTGTCGCTGTACACCTTCGGCTACAAGCAGGGCATCGGCTCCAACCAAATGCTCAAGTGGCTCGATGCGAGCCTGGCGCCAACTGCGGCGATCATCCTGATCATCGGTGCCGGCGGTGGCTTCAAGCAGATGCTGGTCACCAGCGGCGTGGGCGATGTGATCGGCCACATGGCGGTCAGCGCGCAGATCTCGCCGATTCTGTTGGCCTGGCTGGTGGCAGCGGTGATTCGTATTGCCACCGGTTCGGCTACCGTGGCGACCATTACCGGTGCAGGCATCGTGGTGCCAGTGGTCGGCATGATCCCGGGCGTCAACCGTGAGCTGCTGGTACTGGCCACGGGGGCCGGTTCGCTGATCCTGTCCCACGTCAACGACGCCGGTTTCTGGCTGGTGAAGCAGTACTTCAACATGACCGTGGCTGAGACGTTCAAGACCTGGACGGCGATGGAAACCATCCTCTCGGTGGTCGCGTTGGGCTTTATCCTGTTGTTGTCGATGTTCGTTTAA
- a CDS encoding GyrI-like domain-containing protein encodes MDEQTRVEVAEPRFEHGHFLLIAGFRGRFNQDTAKDIPALWEKFLPHLGKIQGQKNEVTYGVCSNFDGKGGFDYIAGVEISKLDDLDQKVYQWVEVLPRQYAVFEHKGPLDQLPQTLQYIYKTWLPTSHYVELNAPELERYSADFNPKLHTGKLEICVPVDTRI; translated from the coding sequence ATGGATGAGCAAACCCGCGTCGAAGTGGCTGAACCTCGCTTCGAACATGGACACTTCCTGCTGATTGCAGGATTTCGTGGTCGATTTAACCAAGACACTGCGAAAGACATCCCCGCGCTGTGGGAAAAGTTCTTGCCGCATCTGGGAAAGATACAGGGACAGAAAAACGAAGTGACCTATGGGGTGTGCAGCAACTTCGACGGCAAGGGCGGCTTCGATTACATCGCCGGGGTCGAAATCAGCAAGCTCGATGACCTGGACCAGAAGGTGTACCAGTGGGTCGAAGTGTTGCCCCGTCAGTACGCGGTGTTCGAGCACAAGGGACCGCTCGATCAATTGCCACAGACCCTGCAATACATCTACAAGACCTGGCTGCCGACCTCCCACTACGTGGAACTCAACGCCCCGGAGCTGGAGCGTTATAGCGCCGATTTCAATCCGAAGCTGCACACGGGCAAGCTGGAAATCTGCGTGCCGGTCGATACCAGGATCTGA
- the alaC gene encoding alanine transaminase encodes MAEQGSPRRFARIDRLPPYVFNITAELKMAARRRGEDIIDLSMGNPDGATPPHIVEKLVQVAQREDTHGYSTSKGIPRLRRAISNWYKQRYEVDIDPESEAIVTIGSKEGLAHLMLATLDQGDTVLVPNPSYPIHIYGAVIAGAQVRSVPLVPGVDFFAELERAIRGSIPKPKMMILGFPSNPTAQCVELDFFERVIALAKQYDVLVIHDLAYADIVYDGWKAPSIMQVPGAKDIAVEFFTLSKSYNMAGWRIGFMVGNPELVNALARIKSYHDYGTFTPLQVAAIAALEGDQQCVRDIAEQYRQRRNVLVKGLHELGWMVENPKASMYVWAKIPEAYAHLGSLEFAKKLLAEAKVCVSPGVGFGEYGDDHVRFALIENQDRIRQAVRGIRGMFRADGLVPKSGN; translated from the coding sequence ATGGCCGAACAAGGTTCGCCGCGCCGCTTTGCGCGCATAGATCGACTCCCCCCTTACGTTTTCAACATCACCGCCGAGCTGAAAATGGCCGCCAGGCGTCGTGGTGAAGACATCATCGACTTGAGCATGGGCAACCCCGACGGCGCCACGCCGCCGCACATTGTCGAAAAACTCGTACAAGTCGCTCAACGCGAAGACACCCACGGTTACTCCACGTCCAAGGGCATTCCGCGCCTGCGCCGGGCGATTTCCAACTGGTACAAGCAACGCTACGAAGTCGACATCGACCCGGAAAGCGAAGCCATCGTCACCATCGGCTCCAAGGAAGGCCTGGCGCACTTGATGCTGGCCACGCTGGATCAGGGCGACACCGTGCTGGTGCCGAACCCGAGTTATCCGATTCACATCTACGGCGCGGTGATTGCCGGCGCCCAGGTGCGTTCGGTGCCGCTGGTGCCGGGTGTGGACTTCTTCGCCGAGCTTGAGCGTGCCATTCGTGGTTCGATCCCCAAGCCGAAGATGATGATCCTCGGCTTCCCGTCCAACCCCACCGCGCAGTGCGTGGAGCTGGATTTCTTCGAGCGGGTGATCGCCCTCGCCAAGCAGTACGACGTACTGGTAATCCACGACCTGGCCTACGCTGACATCGTCTACGACGGCTGGAAAGCCCCGTCGATCATGCAGGTGCCGGGCGCCAAGGACATTGCGGTGGAGTTTTTCACCCTGTCCAAGAGCTACAACATGGCCGGCTGGCGCATCGGTTTCATGGTCGGTAATCCGGAGCTGGTCAACGCTCTGGCGCGGATCAAGAGTTACCACGACTACGGCACGTTCACCCCGCTGCAAGTGGCGGCGATTGCCGCGCTGGAAGGCGATCAACAATGCGTGCGCGACATCGCCGAGCAGTACCGGCAGCGGCGTAATGTGCTGGTCAAAGGCCTGCACGAGCTGGGCTGGATGGTCGAGAATCCGAAGGCTTCGATGTATGTCTGGGCGAAGATTCCTGAGGCTTACGCCCATCTGGGTTCGCTGGAGTTCGCCAAGAAGCTGCTGGCCGAGGCCAAGGTCTGCGTCTCGCCGGGGGTCGGCTTTGGTGAGTACGGCGACGATCACGTGCGCTTCGCGCTGATCGAGAACCAGGACCGGATTCGTCAGGCGGTACGCGGGATTCGCGGGATGTTCCGGGCGGATGGGCTGGTCCCGAAATCCGGCAACTGA